One Fusarium musae strain F31 chromosome 6, whole genome shotgun sequence DNA segment encodes these proteins:
- a CDS encoding hypothetical protein (BUSCO:EOG09264CND) produces MSSYFERQANAFKGTLSAAATKISNPSTNKASSLAVPSLAPPSPSPSAASDPNTPTSKRKRDAGPEVPYSQPQLTGYGAGVKTQMTYAVDYLKKKGDAKTITDIIDHLSLRNFDDEHKRQLAEGLRGHPRVEWKPDANLSEQTWKTGTYVHRPIIPGVKDSTSLLAHLQAKTDASGVSVKDLKDGWPDCEDTISALERQHKILVVRTKKDNIPRYVWPNDPSLHHEVQPEFQSMWQRVQLPPLEEMHRKLTSVGQKPTSEDPRKAKDGLANKPKAQKRRKGNRIGKATNVHMAHLMQDYSGMRR; encoded by the coding sequence ATGTCGTCCTATTTCGAAAGGCAGGCAAATGCTTTCAAGGGGACCCTCTCAGCAGCCGCGACAAAGATCTCAAATCCATCAACAAACAAGGCTTCATCTCTCGCCGTCCCTTCGCTTGCTCCTCCCTCACCATCTCCTTCAGCAGCCTCCGATCCAAATACTCCTACTTCCAAGCGAAAACGAGATGCTGGCCCCGAGGTGCCCTACTCTCAGCCGCAACTCACAGGCTATGGTGCTGGGGTCAAGACGCAAATGACCTATGCTGTCGATTACCTAAAAAAGAAGGGCGACGCAAAGACCATCACGGATATTATCGACCATCTGAGTTTGCGGAATTTTGACGATGAGCACAAGCGACAACTTGCTGAAGGTTTGCGAGGGCACCCTCGTGTAGAGTGGAAGCCTGATGCAAACCTGAGCGAACAGACCTGGAAGACTGGCACTTATGTCCACCGACCTATCATTCCCGGAGTCAAGGACTCAACCAGCCTTCtcgctcatcttcaagccaaGACAGACGCTTCAGGTGTGTCAGTGAAGGATCTCAAGGACGGCTGGCCCGACTGCGAAGACACAATATCAGCCCTCGAGCGTCAGCACAAAATCTTGGTGGTGCGTACCAAAAAGGATAACATCCCGCGATACGTTTGGCCCAACGATCCCTCGCTGCATCACGAGGTCCAGCCAGAGTTCCAGAGCATGTGGCAGCGTGTGCAACTACCACCCCTCGAGGAGATGCACCGTAAGCTTACGAGCGTCGGTCAAAAGCCTACAAGCGAGGATCCTCGCAAGGCGAAGGATGGACTGGCcaacaagcccaaggctCAGAAACGTCGCAAGGGCAACAGGATCGGCAAGGCTACCAACGTGCACATGGCGCATCTCATGCAAGACTACAGTGGCATGCGACGATAG
- a CDS encoding hypothetical protein (EggNog:ENOG41), translating into MSGMRSPAPTEVMDITNMLNNKGQMQQLTSGLLDHQQYQHAFVKHESGMERSASPHGSEHSQYSNPHSIARAYPSPSTMQAPMHMPNPMSAAMTMQGYPEMPNMGGMPHMHMQQMPQQPPPPPQQPIKAYPCSTCGKGFARRSDLARHERIHSGVRPHVCDWPQCGKQFIQRSALTVHQRVHTGEKPHHCETCAKPFSDSSSLARHRRTHSGKRPYKCPYADCQKTFTRRTTLTRHQNHHSGTIEEAAAATAAALAASKSKGLSQTRSESDHMSNHGSPLTTPSPSQRTMSMSPSVDLSGNNSIPRHPGDFQYLSQNGSLPMHMRVGSPTSTSSGGFNMMRPTSHPTSYGPPPTLEPNLDNSQGTPSSNGGSPHMTNVGWQSPSHMASPSQNNASYVYPDPADAYPANQAMNQMYYSAAAHMRRPQSTEPGLVHMA; encoded by the exons TCACCAGCTCCTACGGAGGTTATGGACATCACCAACATGCTCAATAACAAAGGTCAAATGCAACAACTTACTTCCGGTCTCCTCGATCACCAACAATACCAACACGCCTTCGTTAAGCACGAATCCGGTATGGAGCGATCAGCCTCTCCTCACGGCTCTGAGCACTCGCAATACTCCAACCCTCACAGCATCGCCCGAGCCTACCCATCGCCATCCACGATGCAAGCGCCGATGCATATGCCGAACCCTATGTCCGCCGCCATGACAATGCAAGGCTATCCCGAGATGCCCAACATGGGAGGCATGCCTCACATGCACATGCAACAGATGCCTCAACAACCCCCGCCCCCTCCCCAGCAGCCCATCAAGGCCTATCCTTGCAGTACCTGTGGCAAGGGATTCGCTCGACGCAGTGATCTTGCTCGCCACG AGCGCATTCACAGCGGAGTTCGACCCCATGTTTGCGACTGGCCCCAATGTGGAAAGCAATTTATTCAAAGATCTGCCTTGACTGTGCATCAGCGCGTGCATACTGGAGAGAAGCCTCACCACTGCGAGACTTGCGCAAAG CCCTTCAGTGACAGCAGCTCCCTGGCCCGACACCGCAGGACTCATTCTGGGAAGCGTCCCTACAAATGTCCCTACGCTGATTGTCAGAAGACATTCACTCGCCGCACCACCCTCACCCGCCATCAGAACCACCACAGCGGTACTATCGAGGAGGCTGCCGCTGCGACCGCTGCCGCTCTTGCTGCGTCCAAGTCGAAGGGCTTGTCACAGACTCGGTCTGAAAGCGACCACATGTCTAACCACGGCTCGCCCTTGACGACTCCTTCTCCTAGTCAGCGAACTATGTCTATGTCGCCCAGTGTCGATCTGTCTGGTAACAACAGCATCCCCCGTCACCCTGGTGACTTTCAGTACCTGTCACAGAATGGTTCTCTGCCCATGCACATGCGTGTTGGCAGCCCTACCTCCACCTCGTCTGGCGGTTTCAATATGATGCGACCTACCTCGCATCCCACTAGCTATGGCCCTCCTCCTACTCTGGAGCCTAACCTGGATAACAGCCAGGGTACGCCCAGCAGCAATGGTGGAAGCCCTCACATGACCAATGTTGGCTGGCAGTCTCCCTCGCACATGGCGTCGCCCTCGCAGAACAACGCCAGCTATGTTTACCCTGACCCCGCGGATGCGTATCCTGCCAACCAAGCCATGAATCAAATGTATTACAGTGCCGCTGCGCACATGCGCCGACCCCAGAGCACTGAACCTGGACTGGTACACATGGCTTAG